One Gemmatimonadaceae bacterium DNA segment encodes these proteins:
- a CDS encoding gamma-glutamyltransferase has product MSWLALLGAALLQGPATVLQPAMRDPAYAPDGRLAVSIDGDLWLQRAPGEGSAWRRLTSGEAWDREPTWTPDGRSIVFTSDRAGGLDLWRIDVGDDAPGAAVRLTTDDADDMEATVARDGTIVFTRGRGSRARLWLRDPAGAERRVTKGESAERWGAFSPDGTRLAYVQLAESARRLRVRALVESGPDSIVVGDRGAEQPVWSPDGERLAFSAASPRGGVYVAPRDGRYVNLVALVEGRAAWSPDGRVLAIAEREQDEQGYNGDPRRLPDRVAESLGNVSRLRWVAAPVAPDGGTTSAAAPVVAAGEARAARNAEMFDRIWSRLDRLYYSAPSAATRRAAWQRLRDRWRARALAAASDLELERAIHAMLRERPPFRDEAVGRAAVASAHPVATAAGLEILAKGGNVVDAAVATSFALGVVEPDASGMGGYGEMLVFLKGMEKPVLFEFMARVPEEGGLSNAALLQDGRYPSDGPVLAMVPGTVAGMHAAWKRLGSGKVTWRELLAPAIRAAREGYVVSDGLATTLWLEQSRFLKYEGSRALFFRDGKPLAAGDTLRNPDLAWTLEQVAAGGADGFYRGEVARRLVQDLRGKGNAVRLTDLARYFAPEREPVSTTYRGNTIFSSAPPASGGTILAAQLNNLERFAAPAALTEDAASLHAAIAAWQLAPSGRGRIADPSLWPVNTEPFTSKDTAAIRWRCFDPARAVTPALFRGDTLSCGAAPAPEALGKPAGTPPAKPLGTPQDTSLGTAVDTPLGTASAQPAEPSSPPGRNDCAELDHAEGSSCRPQGTTAFTVGDAEGNLVAVTQTLGTWGGNFYVTPGLGFLYNDKLTSYGTDPNQYGARLPYARHGSTLAPTIAFRGSGAARRPWFAVGAAGNAWINAAVYQAVVGMVDLSLGPQRALEQPRFLPGQRLGAAGREMVIDIEDGFAPDVIATLRGMGYHFDVVSLKGELRMGYGSAVMLDAGRIRGGGDPRRAGVAGALDETGRRP; this is encoded by the coding sequence ATGTCCTGGTTAGCCTTGCTGGGGGCGGCGTTGCTGCAGGGGCCGGCCACCGTGTTGCAGCCGGCGATGCGCGACCCGGCATACGCCCCCGACGGGCGCCTGGCCGTGAGCATCGACGGCGACCTGTGGCTCCAGCGCGCCCCCGGCGAGGGGAGCGCCTGGCGCCGCCTGACGAGCGGCGAGGCGTGGGATCGCGAACCGACGTGGACCCCGGATGGGCGCTCCATCGTCTTCACCTCCGACCGTGCCGGTGGTCTCGACCTCTGGCGCATCGACGTCGGCGACGACGCGCCGGGCGCCGCCGTGCGCCTGACGACGGACGATGCCGACGACATGGAAGCCACGGTCGCCCGCGACGGGACGATCGTTTTCACGCGCGGTCGCGGGAGCCGCGCGCGGCTCTGGCTGCGCGACCCGGCGGGCGCCGAGCGGCGCGTGACCAAGGGGGAGTCGGCGGAGCGGTGGGGCGCCTTTTCCCCCGACGGGACGCGACTCGCCTACGTGCAGCTGGCGGAGTCGGCTCGACGCCTGCGCGTGCGCGCACTGGTCGAGTCGGGGCCCGACAGCATCGTTGTCGGCGATCGCGGCGCGGAGCAGCCCGTCTGGTCGCCTGACGGGGAGCGCCTTGCCTTCTCGGCGGCGTCGCCACGCGGCGGCGTGTATGTGGCGCCGCGCGACGGGCGGTATGTGAACCTCGTGGCGCTGGTGGAGGGGAGGGCGGCGTGGTCGCCCGATGGCCGCGTGCTGGCGATTGCCGAACGCGAGCAGGATGAGCAGGGGTACAACGGTGATCCGCGCCGTCTCCCCGATCGCGTGGCCGAGTCGCTGGGCAACGTGTCGCGCCTGCGGTGGGTGGCGGCGCCGGTTGCGCCTGACGGTGGCACGACGTCGGCGGCGGCGCCGGTGGTGGCGGCGGGCGAGGCACGCGCCGCGCGGAACGCCGAGATGTTCGATCGCATCTGGTCGCGGCTTGATCGCCTGTACTACTCGGCGCCGTCAGCAGCAACTCGGCGGGCGGCCTGGCAGCGGCTGCGCGACCGTTGGCGAGCGCGGGCGCTGGCGGCGGCGAGCGACCTCGAACTCGAACGCGCCATCCATGCCATGCTGCGCGAACGCCCCCCGTTTCGCGACGAGGCGGTGGGGCGCGCGGCGGTGGCCAGCGCACACCCGGTCGCCACCGCGGCAGGGCTGGAGATCCTTGCCAAGGGGGGCAACGTGGTCGATGCCGCGGTGGCAACGTCGTTCGCGTTGGGTGTGGTGGAACCGGACGCCAGCGGCATGGGCGGCTACGGCGAGATGCTCGTCTTTCTCAAGGGGATGGAGAAGCCGGTCCTGTTCGAGTTCATGGCGCGCGTCCCCGAGGAAGGCGGGCTCTCCAACGCGGCGCTGCTGCAGGATGGGCGCTACCCCTCGGATGGCCCGGTGCTGGCGATGGTCCCGGGAACGGTGGCCGGGATGCACGCGGCGTGGAAGCGCCTTGGCAGCGGGAAGGTGACGTGGCGCGAGTTGCTGGCGCCGGCGATCCGCGCCGCGCGCGAGGGCTACGTGGTGAGCGACGGCCTGGCCACCACGCTCTGGCTCGAGCAGTCGCGCTTCCTCAAGTACGAGGGGAGTCGCGCCCTCTTCTTCCGCGATGGCAAACCGTTGGCAGCGGGCGACACGCTGCGCAACCCCGACCTCGCCTGGACGCTGGAGCAGGTTGCCGCCGGGGGCGCCGACGGCTTCTATCGGGGCGAAGTGGCGCGTCGCCTGGTGCAGGACCTGCGCGGCAAGGGAAACGCCGTGCGGCTGACGGACCTCGCGCGCTACTTCGCCCCCGAGCGCGAACCGGTGTCGACCACGTATCGCGGCAACACCATCTTCTCCAGCGCTCCCCCGGCGTCCGGCGGTACCATCCTCGCCGCGCAGCTCAACAATCTGGAGCGCTTCGCGGCGCCCGCCGCGCTCACCGAGGACGCGGCGTCGCTGCACGCCGCCATCGCCGCCTGGCAGCTCGCGCCATCGGGTCGCGGACGCATCGCCGACCCATCGCTCTGGCCGGTGAACACGGAGCCGTTCACCAGCAAGGACACGGCTGCGATCCGCTGGCGCTGCTTCGATCCGGCGCGCGCGGTGACTCCCGCGCTCTTCCGCGGCGACACGCTTTCCTGCGGCGCCGCGCCGGCGCCGGAGGCGTTAGGCAAGCCGGCCGGCACGCCGCCCGCCAAGCCGTTGGGCACGCCGCAGGACACGTCGTTAGGCACGGCGGTCGACACGCCGTTGGGCACGGCGTCAGCCCAGCCGGCGGAACCGTCATCGCCCCCGGGGCGCAACGACTGCGCGGAACTGGACCACGCCGAGGGGAGCAGTTGTCGCCCGCAAGGGACGACCGCCTTCACCGTGGGCGACGCCGAGGGGAATCTCGTGGCGGTGACGCAGACGCTGGGCACATGGGGCGGGAACTTCTACGTCACACCGGGACTGGGCTTCCTCTACAACGACAAGCTCACCTCCTATGGGACCGACCCCAACCAGTACGGAGCGCGACTCCCGTATGCGAGACACGGCAGCACGCTCGCCCCCACCATTGCCTTTCGCGGCAGCGGTGCGGCCAGACGCCCCTGGTTCGCCGTGGGCGCGGCGGGGAACGCCTGGATCAACGCCGCGGTTTATCAGGCGGTGGTCGGGATGGTCGATCTCTCACTGGGGCCGCAGCGCGCGCTGGAACAGCCGCGCTTCCTCCCGGGGCAGCGCCTCGGCGCCGCTGGGCGCGAGATGGTGATCGACATCGAGGATGGCTTCGCGCCCGACGTCATCGCCACGCTGCGCGGAATGGGCTACCACTTCGACGTGGTGTCGCTCAAGGGCGAGCTGCGCATGGGGTACGGCTCCGCGGTAATGCTCGATGCGGGGCGCATCCGCGGTGGCGGTGACCCACGCCGCGCCGGCGTGGCCGGCGCGCTCGACGAGACGGGACGCCGGCCCTGA
- the rho gene encoding transcription termination factor Rho encodes MTERRRPFRRGRRPYNKRQQNAEPYAEPNPYRDGDAEGGPGEGGGAEGNEGAAPPREGREPRGITGDDAGAGDGQPRTGDNSAPGGDGANPREVQPGNERPPRQEFQRRDDDFGGGGGRGRRNRRRHGRGKRDGQQPLPQQPIVADSETLGWFDASRDGGFIRRASNSYLADHGDAWISPQLVRQYTLRRGDLLAATTGRDNRGRHVVVEITQLNDVLIADLGRRPDFGSLTATYPERRLTLETGRPAKGGPELTRRAIDLVAPIGYGQRALIVAPARAGKTMLLHAITEGIALNHPNAVLLILLVDERPEEVSEAISWGVGEVIASSFDQPAPRHVEVCEMVLEHSRRMVEMGKDVVIVLDSLTRMARAHNTAERGSGRTMSGGLDTSAMAKPKAFFGSARAVHPKDGGGSLTIIATALVETGSRMDDVIFEEFKGTGNCEIKLDRSLAEKRIFPAFDIAASGTRREEKLYKEGQLDAIYTLRRGLQQMPPQSAMEWLIKRIAATQNNDALLAGL; translated from the coding sequence ATGACCGAACGTCGACGCCCATTCCGTCGCGGCCGGCGACCGTACAACAAGCGCCAGCAGAACGCCGAGCCGTACGCCGAACCCAATCCCTATCGCGATGGTGACGCCGAGGGCGGTCCCGGCGAGGGAGGAGGGGCGGAAGGGAACGAGGGCGCGGCACCGCCGCGCGAGGGGCGCGAGCCTCGTGGCATCACCGGCGATGATGCCGGGGCCGGTGACGGCCAACCCCGCACCGGTGACAACAGCGCACCTGGCGGCGATGGGGCCAACCCCCGCGAGGTGCAACCCGGCAACGAACGCCCCCCGCGCCAGGAGTTCCAGCGCCGCGACGACGACTTTGGCGGCGGTGGAGGACGCGGGCGGCGCAATCGTCGGCGCCACGGCCGAGGCAAGCGCGACGGGCAGCAGCCGCTCCCGCAGCAACCCATCGTGGCTGACAGCGAGACGCTCGGCTGGTTCGACGCGTCGAGGGATGGCGGCTTCATCCGCCGCGCCTCCAACAGCTACCTCGCCGATCACGGCGATGCGTGGATCTCCCCGCAACTCGTTCGGCAATACACGCTACGCCGCGGCGACCTCCTGGCCGCCACCACCGGGCGCGACAATCGCGGGCGTCACGTCGTGGTGGAGATCACGCAACTCAACGACGTCCTGATCGCCGACCTGGGACGCCGTCCCGACTTCGGGTCGCTCACGGCCACGTATCCCGAGCGTCGCCTAACGTTGGAAACCGGGCGACCGGCCAAGGGCGGTCCCGAACTCACGCGCCGCGCCATCGACCTCGTGGCCCCGATCGGCTACGGGCAGCGCGCCCTCATCGTCGCACCGGCGCGCGCCGGCAAGACGATGCTCCTCCACGCCATCACCGAGGGGATCGCGCTCAACCATCCCAACGCCGTCCTCCTCATCCTCCTGGTCGACGAGCGCCCGGAAGAGGTCAGCGAGGCCATATCGTGGGGCGTGGGGGAAGTCATCGCTTCGTCGTTCGACCAGCCCGCGCCGCGTCACGTCGAGGTGTGCGAGATGGTCCTGGAGCATTCGCGCCGCATGGTGGAGATGGGGAAGGACGTCGTCATCGTCCTCGACTCGCTCACCCGCATGGCGCGCGCGCACAACACCGCCGAGCGTGGCTCGGGTCGCACGATGTCCGGCGGCCTCGACACCAGTGCGATGGCCAAGCCCAAGGCCTTCTTCGGCTCCGCGCGCGCGGTGCACCCCAAGGATGGCGGCGGCTCGCTCACGATCATCGCCACAGCGCTCGTCGAGACCGGGTCGCGTATGGACGACGTGATCTTCGAGGAGTTCAAGGGGACGGGCAACTGCGAGATCAAGCTCGACCGCTCGCTGGCCGAGAAGCGCATCTTCCCGGCCTTCGACATCGCGGCCAGCGGGACGCGCCGCGAGGAGAAGCTCTACAAGGAAGGGCAGCTCGACGCGATCTACACGTTGCGCCGCGGCCTGCAGCAGATGCCGCCGCAGAGCGCAATGGAGTGGCTCATCAAGCGCATCGCGGCCACGCAGAACAACGACGCGTTGCTCGCGGGACTCTGA
- the msrB gene encoding peptide-methionine (R)-S-oxide reductase MsrB gives MDHHDADDGRARGHSAATDSAAAGATPPNGARIEKSEREWESCLTPEQFHVMREKGTERAFTGKYWNTKEKGTYHCAACGEPLFASETKYDSGTGWPSFWSPVSPEAVATETDETHGMRRTEALCARCGAHLGHIFDDGPRPTGTRYCMNSVSLDLRKEQKTRGGEDEKTG, from the coding sequence ATGGACCATCACGACGCGGACGACGGGCGCGCGCGCGGCCACTCGGCAGCGACCGACTCGGCGGCGGCCGGCGCCACGCCGCCTAACGGCGCGCGCATCGAGAAGAGCGAACGCGAGTGGGAGTCGTGCCTCACCCCCGAACAGTTTCACGTCATGCGGGAGAAAGGCACGGAGCGCGCCTTCACCGGGAAGTACTGGAACACCAAGGAGAAGGGGACCTACCACTGCGCTGCCTGTGGGGAGCCGCTCTTTGCCTCGGAGACCAAGTACGACTCGGGGACCGGCTGGCCCTCGTTCTGGTCCCCCGTGTCGCCCGAGGCGGTGGCGACCGAGACGGATGAGACGCATGGCATGCGGCGCACCGAGGCGCTGTGCGCCCGCTGCGGGGCCCACCTCGGCCACATCTTCGACGACGGCCCCCGCCCCACCGGGACGCGCTATTGCATGAACTCGGTCTCGCTGGATCTCAGGAAGGAGCAGAAGACGAGAGGAGGAGAAGACGAGAAGACGGGATAA
- a CDS encoding sulfurtransferase, whose amino-acid sequence MPARRVQSTPLATAMLALLAVAPLAGPSRASAQPSPAAAVPLLVNEEWMAQHLNQARLVILHAASSKAEYDAGHVPGARLVLFSSYAPTLEGLSSQIPPAAQLDSLLESVGVSDGDRIVIYGQPLQVARLLVTFDYLGLKGHASVLDGGIDAWREAGRPLSHEAPTVARGNFTPRVDASVIADVTWLGQNTNTPGVRILDARAPEFYLGYSPGQMPRAGHIPGAVNIPFSQLTGELTRLREQPRLSRLFAAAGVKPGDTVVTYCHIGMQASLLYFAARRAGFDARIYDGSWEEWSRKPDLPIVTESAKR is encoded by the coding sequence ATGCCCGCACGACGCGTTCAATCGACTCCCCTGGCGACGGCGATGCTCGCCCTCCTTGCCGTCGCCCCGCTGGCAGGACCGTCGCGCGCGAGCGCCCAGCCTTCGCCAGCTGCCGCCGTCCCGCTCCTCGTCAACGAGGAGTGGATGGCGCAGCACCTGAACCAGGCGCGACTGGTCATCCTGCACGCCGCGTCGTCCAAGGCGGAGTACGATGCGGGGCACGTCCCCGGGGCGCGCCTGGTGCTCTTCTCGAGCTACGCACCGACGCTGGAAGGGTTGAGCAGCCAGATCCCCCCTGCCGCTCAACTCGACTCGCTCCTCGAGTCGGTTGGGGTGAGCGATGGCGACCGGATCGTGATCTACGGCCAGCCGCTGCAGGTGGCGCGCCTGCTCGTGACGTTCGACTATCTCGGGCTCAAGGGGCACGCCTCGGTCCTGGACGGCGGCATCGACGCGTGGCGCGAGGCGGGACGCCCGCTCTCGCACGAGGCGCCGACGGTCGCGCGCGGGAACTTCACCCCTCGTGTCGATGCCTCGGTCATTGCCGACGTGACATGGCTGGGCCAGAACACGAACACGCCCGGAGTCCGCATCCTCGACGCGCGCGCGCCCGAGTTCTACCTCGGGTACTCGCCGGGCCAGATGCCGCGCGCCGGACACATTCCCGGGGCGGTGAACATCCCCTTCTCCCAACTCACCGGCGAGCTGACGCGGCTTCGCGAACAGCCAAGGCTGAGCCGCCTGTTTGCGGCTGCCGGCGTGAAACCGGGCGACACCGTGGTCACCTACTGCCACATCGGGATGCAGGCCTCGCTCCTCTACTTCGCGGCCCGCCGCGCCGGATTCGACGCCCGCATCTACGACGGCTCGTGGGAGGAGTGGAGCAGGAAGCCGGACCTTCCCATCGTCACCGAGTCGGCGAAGCGTTAG
- a CDS encoding PBP1A family penicillin-binding protein has translation MTRRAALSARWQSLRAAFRRDPLQPARTLRADLRLHWRSTLVVTALVAGAATFDAWAYTCGFNACPTVAAIKAFQPPEGGRVLDRNGRLLGRLTTVKRVNVPLAKVPSHVREAFVATEDRRFYSHDGIDWRGFARAVWRNTASLDVREGFSTITMQVARNTFMAEREALQRSLGRKLIELRLAKLLEDNLTKDQILERYLNAIYLGNGVYGVEGASRDLFGKHVGEVSIAEGAMLAALPKGPSLYTPRRDLARAQARRDLVLGLMREERYLDEIGVAAARAEELEIAEREWSPAQPHESFALDAIRATVDSVLRVSGERMSELTVYTTLDLAAQQSGERAVRLHAHRIERETWWSGDDADYDEALDDGGEGDSGRGTSVRRGSRQLQGALVALDPRTGDIRALVGGRRYERGSFNRAIAARRQPGSAFKPFVYAAALTAGFTPATIVDDDPVSVETGRDVWTPANYGDEYRGRVTLRQALAQSANAATVRVSRAVGEGRVAERARRNGIASRLQAVPSIALGAVEVTPLELVAAYAPFANGGLRVTPRLVRRIERSDKSLLWASVVKTEPVMDPRDAFQLTSMLRSVVDEGTGRAVRSSGITGPVAGKTGTTNNGADVWFVGYTPTLVAGVWFGYDTPHSLGSAANGGRYAAPAWADFYRRGWRERANAGAWKAPDGLIARDIDPATGLLAEEWCDTRRREWFKPGTEPTEYSCESPRREREEWLQDVEDAVGEKLVDLFRRMVRKGM, from the coding sequence ATGACGCGTCGCGCCGCGCTGTCTGCGCGCTGGCAGTCCCTTCGAGCGGCCTTTCGCCGCGATCCGCTGCAGCCGGCGCGCACCCTTCGCGCCGACCTGCGCCTCCACTGGCGCTCGACGCTGGTTGTCACGGCGCTCGTGGCCGGTGCGGCGACGTTCGACGCGTGGGCCTACACCTGCGGCTTCAACGCGTGCCCCACGGTGGCCGCGATCAAGGCGTTCCAGCCGCCGGAGGGCGGGCGAGTGCTCGATCGCAACGGGCGACTGCTGGGGCGCCTGACGACGGTCAAGCGGGTGAACGTCCCGCTCGCCAAGGTCCCGTCGCATGTGCGTGAGGCGTTCGTAGCCACCGAGGACCGGCGCTTCTACTCGCACGACGGGATCGACTGGCGCGGCTTTGCGCGCGCCGTGTGGCGCAACACCGCGTCGCTCGACGTGCGCGAGGGGTTCAGCACCATCACGATGCAGGTGGCGCGCAACACCTTCATGGCCGAACGCGAGGCGCTGCAGCGCTCGTTGGGGCGCAAGCTCATCGAGTTGCGGCTGGCGAAGCTGCTCGAGGACAACCTTACCAAGGACCAGATCCTCGAGCGCTACCTCAACGCGATCTACCTTGGCAACGGCGTGTACGGCGTGGAAGGGGCGAGTCGCGACCTGTTCGGGAAGCACGTGGGCGAGGTGAGCATCGCCGAGGGGGCCATGCTGGCTGCACTCCCCAAGGGGCCGTCGCTGTACACGCCGCGCCGCGACCTGGCGCGTGCGCAGGCGCGCCGCGACCTGGTGCTCGGGCTCATGCGCGAGGAGCGGTATCTCGACGAGATCGGCGTCGCCGCCGCGCGTGCCGAGGAGCTGGAGATTGCCGAGCGCGAGTGGTCGCCGGCGCAGCCGCACGAGTCGTTCGCGCTCGATGCCATTCGCGCCACGGTCGATTCGGTGTTGCGTGTGAGCGGCGAACGCATGTCCGAACTCACCGTGTACACCACGCTCGACCTCGCGGCGCAGCAGTCGGGCGAGCGCGCGGTTCGCCTGCATGCCCACCGCATCGAGCGCGAGACGTGGTGGAGCGGTGACGACGCGGACTATGACGAGGCGCTCGACGACGGCGGCGAGGGGGACTCTGGTCGGGGCACATCCGTCCGGCGCGGCAGCCGGCAGCTGCAAGGCGCGCTGGTGGCGCTCGATCCGCGCACGGGAGACATTCGCGCGCTGGTGGGTGGCCGGCGTTATGAGCGCGGGAGCTTCAACCGGGCCATCGCCGCGCGTCGCCAACCCGGCTCGGCGTTCAAGCCGTTCGTCTACGCCGCGGCGCTCACCGCCGGCTTCACCCCTGCCACCATCGTCGACGACGATCCGGTCTCGGTGGAGACCGGGCGAGACGTGTGGACTCCGGCCAACTATGGCGACGAGTATCGCGGGCGCGTGACGTTGCGCCAGGCGCTGGCGCAGTCGGCCAACGCGGCGACCGTGCGGGTCTCCCGCGCCGTGGGCGAGGGGCGGGTGGCCGAGCGTGCGCGCCGCAATGGCATCGCCTCGCGGCTGCAAGCGGTGCCGTCCATCGCCCTCGGCGCGGTGGAAGTCACGCCGCTGGAGCTGGTCGCCGCGTACGCGCCGTTCGCCAACGGCGGTCTGCGGGTCACGCCGCGCCTCGTGCGCCGCATCGAGCGGTCGGACAAGAGCCTGCTGTGGGCGTCGGTGGTCAAGACGGAGCCGGTGATGGACCCGCGCGATGCATTCCAGCTGACGTCGATGCTGCGTTCCGTCGTGGATGAGGGGACGGGGCGAGCGGTGCGGAGCTCGGGGATCACCGGTCCGGTGGCGGGGAAGACGGGGACGACGAACAACGGCGCCGACGTCTGGTTCGTGGGCTACACGCCGACGCTGGTGGCCGGCGTCTGGTTCGGCTACGACACGCCGCATTCGTTAGGCTCGGCGGCCAACGGCGGGCGGTATGCCGCGCCGGCGTGGGCCGACTTCTACCGGCGCGGCTGGCGCGAGCGCGCCAACGCCGGGGCGTGGAAGGCGCCCGACGGGCTCATTGCGCGCGACATCGACCCGGCGACCGGGCTGCTGGCCGAGGAGTGGTGCGACACGCGCCGCCGCGAGTGGTTCAAGCCGGGTACCGAGCCCACGGAGTACTCGTGCGAGAGCCCGCGCCGCGAACGCGAGGAGTGGCTGCAGGACGTGGAGGACGCCGTCGGCGAGAAGCTGGTGGATCTCTTTCGCCGGATGGTCCGCAAAGGAATGTAG
- a CDS encoding c-type cytochrome, with product MATRAVMAIAAITVAALGCARRDSESRDAQATAAPAATAAAAAKATGVSTGAGAKSPFRVPAESEVKDSVLLASIRRGRALLSHTRDSLPRHVGNGLVCTNCHLQDGTRKLGMPWVGVYARFPQYRSRAGTTQLIEDRVNDCFKRSLNGRPLTPESRDMRDIVAYMAFLSIGYPVGVEMEGQGLPKLEPLEGDTLRGAHIFATRCARCHGAAGEGSSAYPPLWGARAYNIGAGMARVRTAAAFVKQWMPQDSMGVLTPQEAFDVARFIDARPRPDFKGKELDWPHGDPPPDVAYATNAARRTGAAGSRR from the coding sequence ATGGCGACACGTGCAGTGATGGCCATCGCCGCGATAACGGTTGCCGCGCTTGGCTGCGCCAGGCGCGACAGTGAGTCGCGTGATGCGCAGGCGACGGCCGCGCCGGCTGCGACCGCTGCGGCCGCGGCGAAGGCAACGGGAGTCTCCACCGGTGCCGGCGCCAAGTCGCCGTTCCGCGTTCCCGCCGAGTCGGAAGTGAAGGACAGCGTGCTCCTGGCGTCGATCCGTCGCGGGCGCGCGCTTCTCAGCCACACGCGCGATTCGTTGCCGCGCCACGTGGGCAACGGCTTGGTCTGCACCAACTGCCATCTGCAGGACGGGACGCGCAAGCTGGGAATGCCGTGGGTGGGCGTGTATGCACGTTTCCCCCAGTATCGGAGCCGCGCCGGGACGACGCAGCTCATCGAGGATCGCGTCAACGACTGCTTCAAGCGCTCCCTCAACGGGCGACCACTCACGCCGGAGTCGCGCGACATGCGCGACATCGTGGCCTACATGGCCTTTCTCTCCATTGGCTATCCGGTGGGTGTGGAGATGGAGGGGCAGGGGCTGCCGAAGCTGGAGCCGCTGGAGGGGGACACGCTGCGCGGGGCGCACATCTTTGCCACGCGCTGCGCGCGCTGCCACGGTGCAGCTGGCGAGGGCTCGTCCGCATATCCCCCACTCTGGGGGGCACGTGCCTACAACATTGGTGCCGGCATGGCGCGCGTGCGCACGGCCGCGGCCTTCGTGAAGCAGTGGATGCCGCAGGACTCGATGGGGGTCCTCACACCGCAGGAAGCGTTCGACGTGGCGCGCTTCATCGACGCGCGCCCGCGCCCCGACTTCAAGGGAAAGGAGCTGGACTGGCCGCACGGCGACCCGCCCCCCGATGTCGCCTACGCCACCAATGCCGCGCGACGGACGGGAGCGGCAGGCTCGCGCCGGTGA
- a CDS encoding 1-acyl-sn-glycerol-3-phosphate acyltransferase, giving the protein MSASRDELPRRRDVPPHDRPLVDAPLPAVVRASLAPLERAHLEVALRMNREPLKGAWSWCQRAIGATWIALATGRLLRVQGLEHVRDAYPRGALLFVANHRTYFDLFIVSALLHRELRGRKRLYFPVVGQYYYQSWAGMALNQLVAFWSMFPPLFALPSHGASDRYALDVLVDLCARGQGNILGIHPEGGRNLDPDPYSFMRFQPGAGKIIHAARPIVIPTFIAGLTNDLPEQLRRNWTGGEPIRVWFDQPVALDQLLALPGKGSTYKQITDTVMERVRALAECDRAQYRA; this is encoded by the coding sequence ATGAGCGCGTCACGAGACGAGCTGCCCAGGCGCCGCGACGTCCCACCGCACGATCGGCCACTCGTGGACGCGCCGCTCCCCGCCGTGGTGCGCGCATCTCTCGCCCCGCTGGAGCGAGCACATCTGGAAGTCGCGCTGCGGATGAACCGCGAGCCGCTGAAAGGGGCGTGGAGCTGGTGCCAGCGGGCGATTGGCGCCACGTGGATCGCGCTCGCGACCGGGCGACTGCTGCGCGTGCAGGGGCTCGAGCACGTGCGCGATGCCTACCCGCGTGGTGCGCTGCTCTTCGTCGCCAACCATCGCACGTACTTCGACCTGTTCATCGTCTCGGCGCTGCTGCATCGCGAACTCCGCGGACGGAAGCGCCTCTACTTTCCCGTGGTGGGGCAGTACTACTACCAGTCGTGGGCCGGGATGGCGCTCAACCAGCTCGTCGCCTTCTGGTCGATGTTCCCGCCGCTGTTCGCCCTTCCGTCGCATGGTGCGAGCGATCGCTACGCGCTCGACGTCCTGGTCGATCTCTGTGCGCGCGGCCAGGGGAACATCCTGGGGATCCATCCGGAGGGAGGGCGCAACCTGGACCCGGACCCGTACTCGTTCATGCGCTTCCAGCCGGGGGCGGGAAAGATCATCCATGCCGCGCGCCCCATCGTCATCCCGACTTTCATCGCCGGGCTCACCAACGACCTCCCGGAGCAGCTGCGACGCAACTGGACCGGGGGCGAGCCCATTCGCGTCTGGTTCGACCAACCCGTGGCGCTGGACCAGTTGCTGGCGCTCCCGGGCAAGGGGAGCACCTACAAGCAGATTACCGACACGGTGATGGAGCGCGTGCGCGCCCTGGCGGAGTGCGACCGGGCGCAGTACCGCGCCTAA